One Oryza brachyantha chromosome 3, ObraRS2, whole genome shotgun sequence DNA segment encodes these proteins:
- the LOC102702453 gene encoding ACT domain-containing protein ACR4-like isoform X2: MSMDEGYGPTWDSDDEYDNFIRKMNPPRIEIDNDSCSDATIVRVDSANEYGILLEVIQVLIDLNLVISKAYITSDGGWFMDVFNITDKEGQKLKDKATIARIEDYICKSLGADSRYIPSRRRSVDVAASSDHNVIELTGTDRPGLLSEVSAVLASLKCNVVSAEIWTHNTRAAAVMRVTDEDTGLAVTDTGRLERIRDKLSYLLRGGNVSRGAAMAVSTGASTTHTDRRLHQMMLDDGDHEQLHRHPPNQSQRPNVTVSNWNDKDYSVVTIRCKDRPKLLFDTVCTLTDLHYVVFHANIDAKDNQAYQEFYVRHVNGSPMNTEADRLRVIQCLEAAIERRASEGVKLELCTNDKVGLLSEVTRIFRENSLTVTRAEVSTRGRMAVNTFYVRDSAGGTVDQKTIDSIRQAIGQNIQVKNQPEPSDQQKKESPTWFLFANLFRPRSLYSFGMFMR; encoded by the exons ATGTCCATGg ATGAAGGGTATGGCCCTACCTgggacagcgacgacgagtaCGACAACTTCATACGCAAGATGAACCCGCCAAG GATCGAGATTGATAATGATTCATGCAGCGACGCCACGATTGTCAGG GTTGACAGTGCAAATGAGTATGGAATACTCCTTGAAGTAATCCAAGTTCTGATTGATCTGAATCTTGTGATAAGCAAGGCTTATATAACCTCAGATGGTGGATGGTTCATGGACG TCTTCAACATAACTGATAAAGAAGGGCAGAAGCTTAAAGACAAGGCTACCATCGCACGAATTGAAGACTACATTTGTAAG TCATTGGGTGCAGATTCAAGATACATACCTTCTCGCAGGAGATCAGTAGATGTTGCTGCTTCAAGTGATCACAATGTGATTGAGCTGACAGGGACAGACCGGCCAGGTCTCCTGTCCGAAGTGAGCGCGGTTCTCGCAAGCCTCAAGTGCAACGTTGTCAGTGCTGAGATTTGGACCCATAACACCAGGGCTGCTGCCGTGATGCGAGTCACCGACGAGGACACCGGCTTGGCCGTCACGGACACTGGCAGGCTCGAGAGGATCCGGGATAAGCTGTCCTATCTTCTCCGAGGAGGCAACGTCTCGCGTGGTGCGGCCATGGCGGTGTCCACGGGGGCCTCCACCACGCACACCGATAGGAGGCTGCACCAGATGATGCTTGATGATGGCGACCATGAGCAGCTTCATCGGCATCCTCCAAATCAATCCCAGAGGCCCAATGTCACGGTGAGCAATTGGAATGATAAGGACTACTCAGTGGTGACCATCCGATGTAAGGACCGTCCGAAGCTTCTTTTCGACACGGTTTGCACTTTGACAGACTTGCATTATGTTGTTTTCCATGCCAACATTGATGCCAAGGACAATCAGGCTTACCAG GAATTCTATGTGAGACATGTCAATGGATCTCCAATGAACACCGAAGCTGACAGGTTGCGAGTAATCCAGTGCCTTGAAGCTGCTATCGAACGGAGAGCATCTGAG GGTGTGAAACTTGAGCTGTGCACTAATGACAAGGTCGGCCTCCTGTCAGAGGTTACCCGCATCTTCCGTGAGAACAGCCTGACAGTCACAAGGGCAGAGGTGAGCACCAGAGGAAGGATGGCTGTCAACACATTCTATGTTCGCGATTCTGCGGGAGGGACAGTTGATCAGAAGACCATAGACTCCATCAGGCAAGCCATAGGCCAAAACATTCAGGTGAAAAACCAGCCTGAGCCATCAGATCAGCAGAAGAAAGAGTCACCCACATGGTTCCTCTTCGCCAATCTGTTTCGACCGAGATCTCTCTACAGTTTCGGGATGTTCATGCGCTGA
- the LOC102708046 gene encoding nucleolar protein 14, with amino-acid sequence MAKTKPMAAAAAAEKRQDKKKGKGKKKGRNGPAAVAMKARGAATAASNNPFEAIWSRRKFDVLGKKRKGEEQRVGRARSEAIHKRENTLLKEFEQSGKSSVFHDRRIGERDETLPEFDKAILRQQREHMAKLKRQSKYNLSDDEEDVVDAHRPHPLSGKDDFDEEVHLDDDSDEEGQMILSKNRISLQSGVVLSETDLSEETNVHKSKKEVMSEIILKSKFYKAQKAKEREEDEHLVDKLDSDFAMLAQTQALLSLTRSARMDANKSSSSAVQKDSSGLTAKEIFNKDKPDAYDKLVKEMVMDQRARPSDRTKTPEEIAQEEKERLEKLEEERQKRMLGTADSDEDDDDDDEKGDRSRKLDSSKPISGDDLGDSFSLDEPARKEKGWVDEIYEREGKEIGEDAVGSDDEESDDDDGDDDDAEDDAGDEEDSGDEEDLSDNDFGNMSARDWEQSDDDEVAVEDEMEGLKEEKKISGKVVKKDQQTLKKVSNAKPQVKDDNLPFVIEAPSNLKDLCFLLDGRSETEIVEIISRIRTCNSIRLAAENRKKMQVFYGVLLQYFAVLATQSPVRFKLIDTLVKPLIEMSGETPYFAAICARQRLIHTRTHLCEDIKVPGKSCWPSLKTSLLLRLWSLIFPCSDFRHVVATPMLLLMCEYLMRCPIQSGRDAAVGSFLCSMVLVATKESKKFCPEAIVFLQSLLVTSLGGNLGPHLRKQINDQFLELKTMKPWLHIHEKVHEVNTVNILEVMSMDSDDPYLASDKFKAGLLLAVAECLRGFVIIHEELCSFPEIFLPISCLMKEIMDKSDLPGLVQDIFHEVIELIKNRSDEVHASREPLQMRKQKPEPIRQLNPKFEENYIKGLDYDPDRERAQMKKLKKRLKSEKKGAVRELRKDNYFLSAVKEKDRMKQEQERAEKYGKAMAFLQEQENAFKSGQLGKGRKRRR; translated from the exons atggcgaaGACGAAGcccatggctgctgctgcggcggcggaaaAGAGGCAGGACAAAAAGAAGGGGAAGGGCAAGAAGAAGGGGAGGAACGGCCCCGCGGCCGTCGCGATGAAGgcccgcggcgcggcgacggcggcgagcaacAACCCCTTCGAGGCCATCTGGTCGCGCCGCAAGTTCGACGTGCTGGGCAAGAAGCGCAAGGGCGAGGAGCAGCGCGTCGGCCGCGCCCGCTCGGAGGCCATCCACAAG AGGGAGAACACGCTGCTCAAGGAGTTCGAGCAGAGCGGCAAGTCGTCGGTGTTCCACGACCGGCGGATCGGGGAGAGGGACGAGACGCTGCCCGAGTTCGACAAAGCTATTCTCCGCCAGCAGCGTGAGCACATG GCAAAGCTGAAACGACAAAGCAAATACAATCTATCTGATGATGAGGAAGATGTGGTTGATGCTCACCGTCCTCACCCACTTTCGGGCAAAGATGATTTTGATGAAGAAGTACATCTTGATGATGATAGTGATGAAGAAG GCCAAATGATCCTATCGAAGAACCGCATATCTCTCCAAAGTGGTGTCGTTCTTTCAGAAACTGATCTTTCTGAAGAAACTAAT GTTCACAAGAGCAAAAAGGAAGTTATGTCAGAGATCATTttaaagagtaaattttacaag GCCCAAAAGGCCAAGGAGAGGGAAGAGGATGAACATCTTGTAGACAAGTTGGATAGTGACTTTGCAATGCTAGCACAGACACAGGCTCTATTGTCCTTGACTCGATCAGCTAGAATGGATGCAAATAAAAGTAGTTCAAGTGCGGTCCAGAAAGATTCATCTGGTTTGACAGCGAAGGAGATTTTTAATAAG GACAAACCAGATGCATATGACAAATTAGTCAAAGAAATGGTGATGGATCAACGTGCTCGTCCATCAGACAGGACAAAAACTCCAGAAGAAATAGCtcaggaagaaaaagaacgTCTTGAAAAGTTGGAG GAAGAGCGTCAGAAACGAATGCTTGGAACTGCTGACTctgatgaagatgatgatgatgacgatgaaAAGGGTGACCGCAGCAGGAAGCTGGACAGTTCAAAACCTATATCCGGTGATGATCTTGGTGATTCCTTTTCTTTGGATGAGCCagcaagaaaggaaaagggcTGGGTTGATGAAATTTATGAAAGAGAGGGTAAAGAGATTGGAGAAGATGCTGTAGGATCAGACGATGAAGaatctgatgatgatgatggtgatgatgatgatgctgagGATGATGCTGGTGATGAAGAAGATTCTGGCGATGAAGAGGATTTAAGTGATAATGACTTCGGTAATATGTCTGCTAGAGACTGGGAGCAAAGCGATGATGATGAGGTTGCTGTGGAAGATGAAATGGAAGGTCTcaaagaggagaaaaagatcAGTGGTAAAGTGGTGAAAAAAGATCAACAAACTTTAAAGAAAGTGTCTAATGCAAAGCCACAAGTCAAGGATGACAATCTTCCATTTGTGATAGAAGCACCAAGTAACTTGAAAGATCTATGCTTCTTGTTGGATGGTCGCTCAGAAACTGAAATTGTTGAGATTATTAGTCGAATACGCACTTGCAATTCAATAAGGCTTGCAGCTGAAAATAGAAAGAAGATGCAA GTTTTCTATGGTGTTCTCCTTCAGTACTTTGCAGTTTTAGCTACTCAGAGTCCAGTGAGATTCAAACTGATTGACACCCTTGTTAAACCTTTAATTGAGATGAGTGGGGAGACTCCATATTTTGCTGCCATCTGTGCAAGGCAACGACTTATCCACACACGTACTCATCTATGTGAAGATATCAAGGTTCCAG GAAAAAGCTGTTGGCCAAGTTTGAAAACATCACTTCTTCTGAGGCTATGGTCTCTTATATTTCCCTGCTCTGACTTCCGCCATGTGGTAGCAACTCCaatgcttttgcttatgtgtgAATATTTGATGCGTTGCCCCATACAATCTGGTCGGGATGCAGCTGTTGGTTCTTTCTTGTGTTCCATGGTGCTTGTG GCCACTAAAGAATCTAAGAAGTTCTGTCCTGAAGCTATTGTATTTCTGCAATCCCTTTTGGTAACATCTCTTGGAGGAAATCTGGGACCTCATCTACGAAAACAG ATCAATGATCAATTTTTGGAGCTCAAGACAATGAAACCATGGCTTCATATTCATGAAAAAGTGCATGAAGTGAATACAGTGAATATCCTGGAAGTCATGAGCATGGATTCTGACGATCCTTATTTAGCCTCTGATAAGTTCAA GGCTGGTCTACTTCTAGCTGTGGCTGAATGTCTAAGGGGCTTTGTTATTATACATGAAGAATTATGTTCGTTccctgaaatttttttgccaaTCTCTTGTTTGATGAAAGAAATTATGGATAAATCAGACTTGCCTGGCTTGGTACAAGACATTTTCCATGAAGTTATTGAGTTGATTAAAAACAGAAGTGATGAAGTCCATGCATCAAGGGAGCCACTCCAAATGCGAAAGCAGAAGCCTGAACCAATCAGGCAGTTgaatccaaaatttgaagaGAA TTACATTAAAGGCCTTGATTATGATCCTGACCGAGAAAGGGCACAAATGAAGAAACTGAAGAAACGCCTTAAGAGTGAGAAGAAGGGTGCAGTGCGTGAGCTCCGTAAAGATAATTATTTCTTATCTGCTGTGAAGGAGAAGGATAGGATGAAACAAGAGCAAGAGAGAGCTGAAAAGTATGGAAAAGCCATGGCTTTCCTTCAGGAGCAGGAGAATGCTTTTAAATCTGGTCAGCTAGGGAAAGGCAGGAAAAGGAGGCGGTAA
- the LOC102702453 gene encoding ACT domain-containing protein ACR4-like isoform X1 — protein MDWPATSYEGYGPTWDSDDEYDNFIRKMNPPRIEIDNDSCSDATIVRVDSANEYGILLEVIQVLIDLNLVISKAYITSDGGWFMDVFNITDKEGQKLKDKATIARIEDYICKSLGADSRYIPSRRRSVDVAASSDHNVIELTGTDRPGLLSEVSAVLASLKCNVVSAEIWTHNTRAAAVMRVTDEDTGLAVTDTGRLERIRDKLSYLLRGGNVSRGAAMAVSTGASTTHTDRRLHQMMLDDGDHEQLHRHPPNQSQRPNVTVSNWNDKDYSVVTIRCKDRPKLLFDTVCTLTDLHYVVFHANIDAKDNQAYQEFYVRHVNGSPMNTEADRLRVIQCLEAAIERRASEGVKLELCTNDKVGLLSEVTRIFRENSLTVTRAEVSTRGRMAVNTFYVRDSAGGTVDQKTIDSIRQAIGQNIQVKNQPEPSDQQKKESPTWFLFANLFRPRSLYSFGMFMR, from the exons ATGGACTGGCCAGCTACTTCTT ATGAAGGGTATGGCCCTACCTgggacagcgacgacgagtaCGACAACTTCATACGCAAGATGAACCCGCCAAG GATCGAGATTGATAATGATTCATGCAGCGACGCCACGATTGTCAGG GTTGACAGTGCAAATGAGTATGGAATACTCCTTGAAGTAATCCAAGTTCTGATTGATCTGAATCTTGTGATAAGCAAGGCTTATATAACCTCAGATGGTGGATGGTTCATGGACG TCTTCAACATAACTGATAAAGAAGGGCAGAAGCTTAAAGACAAGGCTACCATCGCACGAATTGAAGACTACATTTGTAAG TCATTGGGTGCAGATTCAAGATACATACCTTCTCGCAGGAGATCAGTAGATGTTGCTGCTTCAAGTGATCACAATGTGATTGAGCTGACAGGGACAGACCGGCCAGGTCTCCTGTCCGAAGTGAGCGCGGTTCTCGCAAGCCTCAAGTGCAACGTTGTCAGTGCTGAGATTTGGACCCATAACACCAGGGCTGCTGCCGTGATGCGAGTCACCGACGAGGACACCGGCTTGGCCGTCACGGACACTGGCAGGCTCGAGAGGATCCGGGATAAGCTGTCCTATCTTCTCCGAGGAGGCAACGTCTCGCGTGGTGCGGCCATGGCGGTGTCCACGGGGGCCTCCACCACGCACACCGATAGGAGGCTGCACCAGATGATGCTTGATGATGGCGACCATGAGCAGCTTCATCGGCATCCTCCAAATCAATCCCAGAGGCCCAATGTCACGGTGAGCAATTGGAATGATAAGGACTACTCAGTGGTGACCATCCGATGTAAGGACCGTCCGAAGCTTCTTTTCGACACGGTTTGCACTTTGACAGACTTGCATTATGTTGTTTTCCATGCCAACATTGATGCCAAGGACAATCAGGCTTACCAG GAATTCTATGTGAGACATGTCAATGGATCTCCAATGAACACCGAAGCTGACAGGTTGCGAGTAATCCAGTGCCTTGAAGCTGCTATCGAACGGAGAGCATCTGAG GGTGTGAAACTTGAGCTGTGCACTAATGACAAGGTCGGCCTCCTGTCAGAGGTTACCCGCATCTTCCGTGAGAACAGCCTGACAGTCACAAGGGCAGAGGTGAGCACCAGAGGAAGGATGGCTGTCAACACATTCTATGTTCGCGATTCTGCGGGAGGGACAGTTGATCAGAAGACCATAGACTCCATCAGGCAAGCCATAGGCCAAAACATTCAGGTGAAAAACCAGCCTGAGCCATCAGATCAGCAGAAGAAAGAGTCACCCACATGGTTCCTCTTCGCCAATCTGTTTCGACCGAGATCTCTCTACAGTTTCGGGATGTTCATGCGCTGA